In Pseudomonas sp. ADAK2, the genomic window TACAGGCCACGTAGTTTCATCGGACAAGCCTCGGCGCTTTACGCATCAAAAGTCAGGAACAGAAATCCAGCGGCAGGCGGCGCGGCACGAACTGGCCTTTGCCCAGTTGCTCGGCATCACGCAGGGTGCGCCACGTGTAGTTAAGCGCGGTCTGCACGGCACTGGCGAGGTTTTCACCCTGGGCCAGACGACCGGCCAAGGCGCTGGCCAGGGTGCAGCCGGAACCGTGATAGCTGCCGGGCAAACGCTGGCAGGTGAAGGTTTCGCGGCGACCGTCGCGGCTGTACAGGCGATTGTGGATTTCGTGTTCATCGCCATGGCCGCCGGTGATCAGCAGGTGTTTGACGAACGGCAGGAGTTTTTCCGCGCACTCGTCTGCGGTGCCGTCGGGCAGTTCGGCGAGGATGCGCGCTTCGGGAAGGTTGGGGGTGGCAATGATGGACAGCGGCAGCAGGCGTTCGCGCATGGCGTAGCCGACTTCATCCTTGCCCAGGCGTCCGCCGCCACCGGCGCGCAGCACCGGGTCGCAGACTACCGGCAAATGCGGGTGCGCCGAGAGCAGTTCGACCACGGTGTCGACCATCTCCAGGGAACCGAGCATGCCCAGTTTCACCGCCGCAACTTCGGAGTCGTTGAGCACGGCGTTGGCCTGGGCCAACACCCACTCACGGTCGAGGACGCGGAAGTCAGTGACGTTGACCGTGTCTTGCACGGTCAGCGCAGTGACGGCCGGGGCCGCATGACAGCCCTGGGCGAGCAGGGCTTCGATATCTGCCTGCAGGCCGGCGCCACCACTTGGGTCGTGGCCGGAGAGACAGAGGACAACGGGGCGAGAGCTGTAGATATTCATGGTGCGCGAGCTTACCACCAGTCGACCAGCGAGTCATGACGCCCCCTGTCGCAAACGCCGAAGCCCGAGTTCGGCTCATGTAGCAGCTGCCGAGGCACGAGGCTGCGTTCGGCTGCGAAGCAGTCCTCAAGCCTGAGCACGCGGTCTTCCTGATACACCGCATCGCCTGATTTCACGACTGCTTCGCAGCCGAACGCAGCCTCGTACCTCGGCAGCTGCTACGGGCCAACAGCTCTATCTCAATACGCTGCGCTGGAACGCCCGTTCTAGAGCCCTTGTAGGAAAAATTTCAATGGTGCTCAATGGCCATCAACGGCTATGCTAGAGTGGATCCAAACCAATAACAGGTAATACCGGTTTTACGTCTACTCAAAAGGAATGGGGGGCTTCCTGACAGGACCGGACAGGCCACGCTGGGGCTTAAATGCGCTATTTGCTGATGTTGCTGTTGTGCTTGCCCCTCCTGGCGAGCGCCGTTGAATTTGACGAATTCACCCAGAGCCTTCCCCTGGGTCGAACCATGCAGGTGTACGAGGACGCGGGCGGTCAGGCGACCATCGCCGATGTCCGTGCGCAAGCCGCCGCCGGCAACTTCAATACCCACGATAAAGCCACACTCAACGCCGGTTATTCGCGTTCGGTGTTTTGGCTGAAAATCGACCTGCAGTACCGTCCGAGCAACCCGGACGCGCAACGGACCTGGTTGCTGGAACTGGCCTATCCGCCCCTTGATCACCTTGATCTGTACCTGCCCGATGCTAGTGGCGACTACCAGTTGACGCGCCGCACCGGTGACGCCCTGCCGTTCGCCAGCCGCGAGATCCGCCAGAACAACTACCTATTCAACCTGGATTTCAAACCTGAACAGGCGCAAACCGTATTCCTGCGCCTGCAAAGCGAAGGCTCGATCCAGGCGCCCGTCACGTTGTGGTCGAGCACCGCGTACCTCGAAGAACAACCGGTGCGCCTGTATGTGTTGGGCCTGATCTACGGCGTGTTGCTGGGGATGGTGGTCTACAACCTGTTCATTTTCCTCAGCGTGCGCGACACCAGTTACCTCTATTACATCTTCTATATCGCCTCGTTCGGCTTGTATCAGCTGTCGGTGAATGGCGCGGCGGTGGAGTATTTCTGGCCGGACAACCCTTGGTGGGCCAACGCCGCGACGCCGTTCTTCATCGGGTGCGCCGGGCTGTTCGGCAGCCAGTTCGCCCGCAGCTTCCTGCAAACCGCGCAACACAGTCGCTGGCTCGATCGCGTGCTGTTGGCGCTGATTGCGTTTGGCGCGGTGGTGGTCGGCTTGTCGCTGATGACCAGTTACGCCCTGGCCCTGCGCCTGGCAACGACGTTGGCGCTGCTCTTTACCGTGGTGATTTTCGCCGCCGGGATCTTCGCCTGGGCCCGCGGTCTGCGGGTGGCGCGTTATTTCATCATCGCCTGGTCGGCGTTTTTGCTCGGCGGCGTCGTCAATACCCTGATGGTGCTGGGCTATCTGCCGAACGTGTTCCTGACCATGTACGCCAGCCAGATCGGTTCGGCCATCGAAGTGGCGCTGCTGTCCCTGGCCCTGGCCGATCGCATCAATGCCATGCGTGAGCAGCAAGCACAAACCCTGTTCGATGCCGGGCAGAAGCTGGAAGTGCTCAACCAGCAACTCGCCCGCAGTAACAAGCTCAAGGACGAATTCCTCGCGACCCTGACCCACGAATTGCGCACGCCGATGAACGGGGTGATCGGTTCGCTGGAATTGATGCAGACCGTCGAGATGGACCCGGAGCTGGAGCAATACCAGCAAACCGCCGCCGGTTCGGCGCGGGACATGATGCGCATGGTCAACGGCATCCTTACTCTCACCGAGTTGCAGGCCGGCAAGCTCAAGGCCTACCCGGAAGCCTTCAGCTTGCGTGGCGTGGTCGAGGCCTTGCGCACGCAGTTCGAAGGCAATGCGTCGGGCAAGGCGCTGGACCTCAAGGTCGAGGTCACGCCGGGGCTGCCCGATCGCCTGCTTGGCGACCGCAACAAACTGCTGCAATGCCTGGAATGCCTGCTGGATAACGCGATCAAGTTCACTCGCGTCGGCGGTGTTGCGTTGCGAGTGACCGGCCAGACGCTGGAAGAGGGGCGGTTGGCGCTGTCCTTTGCGGTGATCGACACCGGCATTGGTTTCACCGATTTGGGGGAGGCGACGATGTATCAGCGTTTCTTCCAGCTCGACGGCTCGATGACCCGAGAATACGGTGGCCTGGGAGTTGGCCTGGCCATCTGTCGGCAACTGGTCGAATTGCTCGGCGGACGCCTGACCCATCGCTCCGAACCGGGACGTGGCAGTCGCTTCCAGCTCGATATCGAGGTCGAATTGCCGGTGGTCGAGCGTGCGCCAGCGCCCTTGATGACCCGTGAGACCCCGCGTCTGCGGCTGCCGCAGGACTGCACGGTGCTGTTGGTGGATGACAACAGCATCAATCAACTAGTGATGCGCGGGATGTTGCTCAAACTCGGGTTCCGGGTGCGATCCGCCGACAGCGGCGCGGCCGCGCTCGATCATTTGCAGCGCGAAACCTTCGATGCGGTGGTGCTCGATTGTCAGTTGCCGGCTCAGGACGGCGCGTCCCTCTGCTGCCAGATCCGTGGCTTGCCCGGGTGTGCGCAAATGCCGGTGTTCATGGTGGCCCTGAGCGTTGATCGGGAAGGCTGCCCGACCGGCGCGCTGATTGATTACCTGAGCAAACCGGTGAAATTCGAGGATCTGCAGGCAGCGCTCTATCGTCGGGTACTTTGTCCGAAACAAGGTGAAAGCGCCGATATTTAGGCGGGTATGACACTTTGTTCAGCCATAGGGCGGTGCTTAACTGAACCTCTGGCTGACCAAAGGAGCCCCGTCATGAACCTGCATCAGTTCGCCGAAACCCACGAAGTCACCAACCAGCCACCGTCCCTGGACGGCACCAACCTGTATCGCATCGACCTGCCGTTGCAGGAGTGGTCGCGACGCTTTGGTGCCGGTTGGGCCGAGTCGCGGATTGACGCGTATGGTGCATTGGCCGGTGGGCCGCTGATGGAAGCCGGGTTCCTGGCCAATCAGAACAAACCGGTGTTCGTCAGTCACGACCGTTATGGTCATCGCATCGACCTGGTTGAATTTCACCCGGCCTATCACGAACTGATGCGCACCGCGGTCGAACACGGCCTGACCTCGTTGCCGTGGGCGCATCCGCAGCCCGGCGCCCACGTTGCGCGCGCCTCCATGAGTTACCTGCACAGCCAGGCTGAGGCCGGCAGTGGTTGCCCGTTGACCATGACTTTCGCCAGCGTCCCGGCGATGCGCCTGCAACCGGACCTGGCCGAGCAATGGCTGCCAAAAATCCTCGCCACTGAATACGACCCGCGTAACGTCGGCATGGCGCACAAGGCTGGCGTCACCATCGGCATGGCCATGACCGAGAAACAGGGCGGCACCGACGTGCGGACCAACACCACCAAGGCCTATCCGGTGGGTGCCAGCGGTCCGGGCCAGGCCTATGAATTGGTGGGGCACAAGTGGTTCTGTTCGGCGCCGATGTGCGATGCGTTCCTGACTCTGGCCCAGACCGACAAAGGCCTGACCTGCTTCCTGCTGCCGCGACATCGCCCGGACGACACGCGCAATCAGTTCTACATCCAGCGCCTGAAAAACAAACTCGGCAATTGCTCCAACGCCTCCAGCGAAGTGGAGTTCCGTGGTGCGCTGGCGTGGATGATCGGCGAAGAAGGTCGAGGTGTGCCGACCATCATCGAAATGGTCGCCATGACCCGCTTCGATTGCATGGTCGGTTCCAGTGCGCTGATGCGCCAGGCCCTGACCCAGGCCAGCCATCACTGCGCCCACCGCACCGTCGGCGGCAAGTTGCTCAGCGAACAACCGTTGATGCAAAACGTCCTGGCCGACCTGGCCCTGGAAAGCGAAGCCGCTTTGGCGTTGAGCTTGCGCATGGGCAAGGCGCTGGATCATCTGAATGACAGCCACGAAGCCAAATTCGCCCGGCTGGTGACAGCGGTGGGCAAATACTGGATCTGCAAGCGTGCGCCGGGAATGATCAACGAAGCCGCCGAGTGCATGGGCGGTGCCGGTTATGTCGAAGAAAGCATCCTGCCGCGCCTGTACCGTGAGGCGCCGGTGAATTCGACGTGGGAAGGTTCCGGCAACGTGCAATGCCTCGACGTGCTGCGGGCCTTGTCGAAAGAGCCGGGCGTGCTGGATGTGTTGTTCAGCGAGTTGGGCGATGGTCACGGCGACAAACGCCTGGCCGCGCACATCACTCAATTGCAGGCGGCGTTCAAGGACACCAGCGACATTCAATACCGCGCCCGGCAGTTGACTGAAGACATTGCGCTGGGCTTGCAGGCCAAGTTGTTGCTGGAAGCGGGGAATGCGGCGGTCAGTGATGCATTTATTGCCAGCCGACTTGGTTCGGCGGGGCGGGTGTATGGCGCGTTGCCGCGCGGGCTCGACGTGGAAGCAATCGTGGCGCGCTCGACCCCTCAAGGTTTTTGATCACGCCGATACCTCGCCACAAGTGTTGTGTATGGTTCGAGAGGGTGGGCCGCCATCCTCACGCCACTGTTCCCGTGAAGCGACGATGCAGGCAAGATGAAGGTCTGCAAGTCAGAACACAGGAAGCTGATCGTGACCGAAGCGTTTATTGTTGTTCAAACCGCCGAACAAGCCGTAGACCGGCTCGCCGCCCTGCATGAGCAGGCTACTTCTGCGCTGAATCAGGCGCTCAAACGTTACCTCAAGGATCGAATCGAACCGGACGCCGAACAGCGTGCGATGTTTCGTTATCCCGAGTTGCGCCTGACCTACCTCTGTCACGGCGAAGTGCCACAAACCACCCGCGCCTACGCCAAGGTTCAGTTGCCGGGAACCTACAGCGTCACCGTCACCCACCCGGCGGCGTTCCGTAAATACCTGCTGGAACAGTTGGTGCCGCTGATGCACGACTTCACCGTCACGGTGGAAGTCGGCGTCAGCCAGCAGAACATTCCGTATCCGTACGTGGTCGAGCAGGGCGATGAGTTGGCCGGCTCAGGCGTCACCGCTGCCACGCTGGCGCGGGTGTTTCCGAGTACCGACCTGTCCGCCGCCACCGACGGCATCGCCGATGGCCTGTACGACTGGGAAAACACCGATCCGCTGCCGTTGGCGCTGTTTGATGCGGCGCGGGTGGATTTCTCCCTGCGCCGGCTGGTGCATTACACCGGCAGCGACTGGCGGCATGTGCAGCCGTGGATCCTGCTGACCAACTACCACCGCTATGTCGACCAGTTCATCGTCCATGGCCTGGAGCAGTTGCGCAGCGATCCGCGTTTTGTGCGCATGGTGTTGCCGGGCAACGTGATCATCGAAAAGAGCATGGACCACGGCGAAGCCTCGGCGATTGCCGCGGGCGTGGTCTGGCACCGTTACCAGATGCCGGCCTATCACCTGATCGCCAGCGATGGCCACGGCGTGACCCTGGTGAACATCGGCGTCGGCCCGTCCAACGCCAAGAACATCACCGACCACTTGGCGGTGCTGCGTCCGCATTGCTGGCTGATGATCGGCCACTGCGGCGGCCTGCGTCAGTCCCAGACCATTGGCGACTACGTGCTGGCTCACGCCTACATGCGCCGCGACGGGATTCTCGACCGGGTCGTGCCGCCGAACATTCCGATCCCGGCCCTGGCCGAAGTGCAAATGGCGTTGCAGCAAGCAGCGGCCAACATCACCGGCGAGAAGGGCGACGAACTGAAGAAGCGCCTGCGCACCGGCACCGTGCTGACCTACGATGACCGTAACTGGGAACTGCGTTGGGCTCAGGAGCGGCCATTGATCAACCTGTCCCGCGCCGTGGCGGTGGACATGGAAAGCGGCACCATCGCCGCCCAGGGTTATCGCTTGCGGGTGCCGTACGGCACGTTGCTCTGTGTCTCGGACAAACCGTTGCACAGCGAAATCAAACTGCCGGGTTCGGCCAACGCCTTCTATGAACGCGCGGTCAGCCAGCACTTGAAGATCGGTATCGAGGCGGTGGATCTGTTGCGCACCGAACTCAACTCGTTGCACTCGCGCAAACTGCGCAGCTTCGACGAGCCGCCATTCCGCTAATCGTTGCGATGGTCATTTAGCGGTCAGGGCACTAGCATTGTCAGCCCTGACCGTTAGATGTTCTCTTTGCCATGTCTCGTCCTCCACGTCCCATTTCCCGCCGCCCTGGCGCGAATAGCCCGCAATCCTCATCCGCCCCGCGCCGTGTCGCCAAAGCGCCGCCGGCCGAGCCGAAATTGATTCTGTTCAATAAACCGTTCGATGTGCTGACGCAATTCAGCGACGGTGAAGGGCGGGCGACGCTCAAGGATTACATCGAGATTCCCGGGATCTATCCGGCGGGGCGGCTGGACCGCGACAGCGAAGGTTTGCTGTTGCTGACCAACGACGGCCAGCTTCAGGCGCGGATCGCCGACCCGAAACACAAACTGGCCAAGACCTATTGGGTGCAAGTAGAAGGCGAACCGAGCGCCGAGCAGTTGCAGCGCTTGCGCGATGGCGTCGAGTTGAACGACGGCATGACCTTGCCGGCCGAAGCGCGGCAGCTTGAAGAGCCTGACCTGTGGCCGCGCAACCCGCCGGTACGCTTTCGCAAAAGTGTGCCGACCCGTTGGCTGGAGCTGGTGATTCGTGAAGGTCGCAACCGTCAGGTACGACGCATGACCGCGGCGGTCGGCTTGCCGACATTGCGTCTGGTGCGGGTCAGAATCGGCGACTGGTCGATCGAAGGGCTCGATCAGGGCCAGTGGAAGGAAGTGCCGGCGCGGTTATGAATGGTTTTCGATGTACGCGATGACCACGCTTTTGATGATGAACGCGAAGATCCCCAGGCCCAGCACGAAGAACAGGATCATGGTGCCGAACTTGCCAGCCTTGGATTTTTTCGCCAGATCCCAGACGATGAAACCCATGAAAATGATCAGGATGCTGACCAGGCCAGTCATCATCCACTCTTCGAATACTGCAGGATCCATCGAACATCTCCAGCGCGGGCGCGGCTAAAAGGGCGGGGCGAGTATACGCCATGGGGCAATGCCGGGGCATTGACCTGCGTCGGTGTGTCGCGGTCATTGGTCGCCCGCAGAGTGATCGTTCCCACGCTCTGCGTGGGAATGCATCCTGTGACGCTCTGCGTCACGATTCACGGCGGACGCGGAGCGTCCATGGCGGCATTCCCACGGGTCGCGTGGGAACGATCTGCAACTCGATCAACTGCGCAGATGCGTCAACGGTAACTCGGTGCTGTTCAACACCTGATTCAACACAAAACTCGAGCGAACGCTGGTCACCCCTTCAATCCGGGTCAAATGCCCCAGCAGCAGTTTCTGGTAATGATCCATGTCCGGTACCACTACCTTGAGCTGATAGTCCGCATCCATCCCGGTCACCAGGCTGCATTCCAGCACTTGCGGCAAGGTCCGGATCGCCGCTTCGAAATTTTCGAAACGCTCAGGCGTGTGCCGGTCCATGCCGATCAGCACATAGGCCGTGAGGCTCAGGCCAAGCATCTTGCGGTCCAGCAGGGCCACCTGGCGTGAAATGTAGCCGTCGTCTTCCAGCTGTTTGACGCGGCGCGAGCACGGCGAAGGCGACAGGCCGATGCGTTCGGCCAGTTCCTGGTTGGAGATGCGCGCGTCACGCTGCAATTCCGCCAAAATGCTCAGGTCGTAACGGTCGAGTTTGCTCATCAATCAGTCCTTTGTCGTAACTATTGCGGCAGATTATCTATCCAGGGTTAAAAATTGCGCAAGTGATGTTTATTTGAGCAATCTTCGCAATCCTCTGCCAGCGCCCCAGGCCTATTCTAATTACCAGAATCACTGCTCGGACAAACAGTCCACAGCGACTCGCCCAATCAGGCCAGTCGCGGCCGCCACCCCCACCGGGGATGTGCCGGCCCCCGAGCTACACACTGTCCAGAAGACGGCGTGAGGTGAGCCGACGTCATAAGCGTCGAGCACGGACGAAGTTCTCAAAGGGAGGCCGACGGGTCTCCCTTTTTTATTGCTCAATAAATAAGTTGCGTGACTGATAACCTGTTGCAGAACCGGCCTGTGCTTTCCCAGTCTCATGTACAAGCCCTAACCCGCAGTGAGGAAGAGCATGAAGTCGCGCATCTGGCGTTTGGCCGGTGTTGGTTTGCTGTGTGTAAGTGTCAGCGCGCAATCGCTCGCCGATGATCAGGAAAGCCGCAGCCCCCATGGCGGGCAGCGCGGGCCGGAGCATCAGGGTGACAATCAGGGTCAGAACCAGCCTCGTCCGCAAAACAACCCGCAACAAAATCAACCACGGCCGCAGAATACTCCGCAGCAGAACCAGCCGCGTCCGCAGAACAACCAGATCATTCGTGGCGACAACAGCCGCCAGTTCGAGCACAACGGCCAGAACCGGAACGACGGCCAATGGCAGAACCGTCAGCCGCACGATGCCAACACTCAGGTTCGTCCGGCGCCACCGCCGCCGCAACTACCGGCCAATAGCCTGCCGATCCAGGGTCGGCCCGACACCGTGCGCCAGACCCAACAGCCGCGCTACGGTAACTATCAGGACATCCCGCGCCGCAACGATAACAATCAGCACTGGCAGAACGGCAATCAGGGCCCGCGTCCCGATGACCATCGCTGGGAAGGTCGCCCGAACGGGCACGGCAACGGTTGGGGCCCAGGCCCGCAGTATCGTCCCGGTCAGATGGTCGATCGCTTCCCGGACCGCAACTTCCGCGTGCCGTACCGTGGCCAGGACTACTTCTACTCCGGCGGCTACTGGTATCGACCACAAGGTCCGCGCTATGTAGTGGTTCAGCCGCCGCGCGGGATCCGCGTGCACTACATGCCTGACTACGCCCGTGAAGTGTGGATCGGCGGGGCGCTGTTGTTCCTCGCGGCCGGCTCGTATTACGCCTACGAACAAAGTACTCAGGATTACGTGGTGGTCGAACCACCGACAGGCGCCCCACAACCGCAACCGACCAGCAACGGCATTGATGTGACGGCGTATCCGGCCAACGGCCAGTCGCCGGAGCAGGTCGCCCAGGACGGTTACGAGTGCTCGCAATACGCGGTGCAGCAAAGTGGCTTCAATCCGCAAACCGCGACGTACCAGCCTGATCCGTCAGTCGTGCAAGCCTACCGCCAGGCGCAGGGCAACTGCCTGGGCAGTCGCGGTTATCAAGTGACCTTCTGATCCTTGGCTGCCAACACCACTTCCTGCGGGTCGGCGTGCACCAGCACTTCGGCTCGTGGGTAAGCGGCGTGAATGGCATCGGCGGCTTGATCGCTGATGCCGTGGGCGACTGACAACGTCAGCTCCCCCGGCAATTCCAGGTGCAACTGCACAAACCAGTGGTTACCGGAAATCCGCGTACGCAAATCATGCGCCCCCAGCACTCCCGGCACAGCGCACGCCAGCTCCAGCATGTGCTGGCTGACATCCGGCGGCAGTTCTTCATCCATCAGTACCGCGAAACTTTCCCGGGCGATATGCACCGCGCTCCAGAGGATGTACACGGCAATTCCCAGGCCGAACCAGGCGTCCAGTTGATGCCAGCCGAACCCGGCGAGCACCAGTGCCACCAGAATGCTGCCGTTGAGCAACAGATCAGAACGGTAATGCAGCGAGTCGGCGCGCACGGCGTTGGAGCCGGTGGCCTTGATCACCCGATGTTGCAACATCAGCAAGGCCACGGTCAGCGCGAGGGAGAAAATGATCACCCCGATGCTGATCCACGGCGCGCCCACCGGTTCCGGGTGTTTCAAGCGATCGAACGCCTGGAGGGCAATCAGCACCGCACTGCCGCCAATGAACAGCGCCTGGGCCATGCCCGACAGCGATTCGGCCTTGCCGTGGCCGTAGCGATGATCGTCGTCGGCCGGGCGCAAGGCGTAATGCACCGCCAGCAGATTGAGCAGCGAAGTGATGCCGTCGAGTGCCGAGTCGGTCAACCCGGCGAGCATGCTCACCGACCCGCTGAGCCACCAGGCGATAGCTTTGGCAATAATCAGCGTGCAAGCCACCGCCACGGAGGCGCGGGTCGCCAACCGCAGTAGGCGAGCGTGTTCGAGGCTGGTGGTCATGGGTGAAGCAGGCCCTTTAATTGAATGGATTATGCGGCAGGTTGCAGGCCAAACATGGCCAGTTGCTGGGTGCTGCCCTTGTGCTGGATCAGGCGTGGATCGTCCAGCGGGAAGCTGCGGCCCAGCTCGGTTTCCAGAATAGTCTGCAACTTGCGGTTATCGACCTGGCCGTCCGGGCCGATCGCTTCCTTGAGTTTTTCCGGCGCCACCTGCGCGGTCTTGCCCGGTTCAAAATAAATCGCGCCAGTGGCGAAGTCGACGGCAAAAGCGATCAGGCCAGGGATAACGTAGAACAGCAGGCCGACGGCATCGAGCACCGCGATGGCCGGGTCGATCTTGCCGTCAATCTGGCCGCGACGGTCCGGGTAGAAAATCGATCCGCAGGCGGTCACCTGGGTCAGCAGGGTGGCGACCAGAACACCGCCAATCAGGCGAAAGGGGATACGCATATGAAATCTCCTGAGTCATTTGAAAAACGAACGGGCGTCTATATGAATTAGGACTGTGATTAACGCCAAGCAGTTCGCCGTTATACTCGCGCCTCTGTTTGGGAGCCAGCATGATTTCTTTGCCGATTGATGAAGTTTTACCCGCCCTGCGTGAAGCCTTGGCGACACGCCACGAAGCCGTGCTCGAAGCACCGCCCGGCGCCGGTAAAACCACCCGCGTGCCGTTGGCCTTGCTCCATGAGCCGTGGCTGGCCGGGCAGACGATTCTGATGCTCGAACCACGGCGGTTGGCGGCGCGCGCGGCGGCGGAGCGTTTGGCCAGTGAACTGGGTGAGAAGGTTGGTGAAACCGTCGGTTATCGCATTCGTCTCGACAGCAAAGTCGGTCCCAACACCCGCATCGAAGTGGTCACCGAAGGCATTCTGACCCGACGTTTGCAGGATGATCCGGCGCTGGAAGGCGTGGGTCTTTTGATCTTCGATGAATTCCACGAGCGCAGTCTCGACGCGGATCTGGCGTTGGCCCTGAGCCTCAATGGCCGCGAGCTGTTTCGTGACGACCAACCGCTGAAAATCCTCTTGATGTCCGCAACGCTGGAAGGCGAGCGCCTGGCCGGGTTGCTCGATGACGCGCCGATCCTGCGCAGCGAAGGCCGCATGTACCCGGTGGCGATGCGCTGGGGGCGGCCGTTCCAGCCCGGTGAATTTATTGAGCCGCGCCTGGTGCAAACCATCCTCGAAGCCTTGAACGATGAAACCGGCAGCGTGCTGGTGTTCCTGCCGGGGCAGGCGGAGATTCGTCGCGTGCATCAACAACTGGCTGATGCTCTGGGCCAGAGCACGCAAGTTCTGCTTTGCCCGTTACACGGTGAACTTGATCTGGCTGCGCAACGCGCCGCGATTGATCCGGCGCCGGCAGGCTTTCGCAAAGTGGTGCTGGCCACCAACATCGCCGAGACCAGCCTGACCATCGACGGCGTGCGTGTGGTGATCGATGCCGGGCTGGCGCGGGTCCCGCGTTTCGATCCCGGCAGCGGCATGACTCGTCTCGATACTCAGCGTATTTCTCGCGCCAGCGCCACGCAGCGCGCAGGTCGGGCCGGACGATTGGAGCCGGGTGTGTGTTATCGCTTGTGGTCGCAGGATCAGCATGAACAACTGGCGGCCTACGCCAGTGCGGAAATTCTTTCAGCGGACCTTGCCGGATTGGCGTTGCAACTTGGCCGCTGGGGCGTGACACCGGGTCAATTGGTCTGGCTCGACGTGCCGCCTGCCGCCGCGTATGCACAGGCCCAGGATTTGCTCGATCGCCTCGGCGCCCTGGACGGCGAAGCGCTGACCCGGCACGGCCAGGCGATGGCCGAATTGCCGGCGCATCCGCGTATCGGCCATTTGCTGTTGCGCGGACAGGCGTTGGGGCTGGCGGACATGGCTTGCGATGTCGCCGCACTGCTGGGCGAGCGCGATATTGTGCGCGGCGCTGGCGCCGATCTGCACAGCCGATTGGTGCTGTTGTCCGGCGAAGAGCGCGCCGCCCGCGGTGCCCAGGGTGGCGTGCAACGTGCCCGGCAACTGGCGCGGCAGTATCGCGGCTATTTGCGCGGTAAAGCCTCGGAGCCGGTCAGCGATCCCGATCATCCGCGTTGGCTCGGCGCATTGTTGGCGTTGGCCTACCCGGATCGTGTCGCGCAACAGCGGCGGGCCGGTGGCGCGGAATATCGTCTGGCCAATGGCCGGGCGGCGCTGTTCGCCGAGGCCGACAGTTTGATGAAGCAACCCTGGCTGGTGATCGCCGACCTCGGCAGTCGCCAGGGCCAGCGAGAAGAGCGGATTTACCTGGCAGCAGATTTTGATCCGGCGTTGTTCGATTCAGTGCTGGCAGAGCAAGTGCGTTGCGTCGATCAACTGGATTGGGACGAGCGCGAAGGCGTGTTGCGGGCCGAGCGGCAGCGCAAGGTCGGCGAGTTGATCCTCAGCCGCGAACCCTTGACCGGCCTCGACGAAAGCGCCCGCAGTCAGGCGCTGGTCAACCTGGTGCGGCGCAAAGGTCTGGAGTTGTTGCCGTGGACTCCGGAGCTGCGTCAGTGGCAGGCGCGGGTGGCGTTGTTGCGCCAGCTGGACCTTGCTGCCAAGGGCGAAAGTGAATGGCCGGATGTCAGCGACGCCGCTTTGCTTAAAAGCCTTGAACACTGGCTAATGCCGTACCTGGGCAAAGTCTCGCGCCTGAGTCACTTCGCCAACCTGGACCTGTCGAGCATCGTGCATAACCTGCTGCCGTGGCCCTTGCCGCAACGGCTGGATGAACTGGCG contains:
- a CDS encoding hydroxymethylpyrimidine/phosphomethylpyrimidine kinase, with protein sequence MNIYSSRPVVLCLSGHDPSGGAGLQADIEALLAQGCHAAPAVTALTVQDTVNVTDFRVLDREWVLAQANAVLNDSEVAAVKLGMLGSLEMVDTVVELLSAHPHLPVVCDPVLRAGGGGRLGKDEVGYAMRERLLPLSIIATPNLPEARILAELPDGTADECAEKLLPFVKHLLITGGHGDEHEIHNRLYSRDGRRETFTCQRLPGSYHGSGCTLASALAGRLAQGENLASAVQTALNYTWRTLRDAEQLGKGQFVPRRLPLDFCS
- a CDS encoding hybrid sensor histidine kinase/response regulator, encoding MRYLLMLLLCLPLLASAVEFDEFTQSLPLGRTMQVYEDAGGQATIADVRAQAAAGNFNTHDKATLNAGYSRSVFWLKIDLQYRPSNPDAQRTWLLELAYPPLDHLDLYLPDASGDYQLTRRTGDALPFASREIRQNNYLFNLDFKPEQAQTVFLRLQSEGSIQAPVTLWSSTAYLEEQPVRLYVLGLIYGVLLGMVVYNLFIFLSVRDTSYLYYIFYIASFGLYQLSVNGAAVEYFWPDNPWWANAATPFFIGCAGLFGSQFARSFLQTAQHSRWLDRVLLALIAFGAVVVGLSLMTSYALALRLATTLALLFTVVIFAAGIFAWARGLRVARYFIIAWSAFLLGGVVNTLMVLGYLPNVFLTMYASQIGSAIEVALLSLALADRINAMREQQAQTLFDAGQKLEVLNQQLARSNKLKDEFLATLTHELRTPMNGVIGSLELMQTVEMDPELEQYQQTAAGSARDMMRMVNGILTLTELQAGKLKAYPEAFSLRGVVEALRTQFEGNASGKALDLKVEVTPGLPDRLLGDRNKLLQCLECLLDNAIKFTRVGGVALRVTGQTLEEGRLALSFAVIDTGIGFTDLGEATMYQRFFQLDGSMTREYGGLGVGLAICRQLVELLGGRLTHRSEPGRGSRFQLDIEVELPVVERAPAPLMTRETPRLRLPQDCTVLLVDDNSINQLVMRGMLLKLGFRVRSADSGAAALDHLQRETFDAVVLDCQLPAQDGASLCCQIRGLPGCAQMPVFMVALSVDREGCPTGALIDYLSKPVKFEDLQAALYRRVLCPKQGESADI
- a CDS encoding acyl-CoA dehydrogenase family protein; amino-acid sequence: MNLHQFAETHEVTNQPPSLDGTNLYRIDLPLQEWSRRFGAGWAESRIDAYGALAGGPLMEAGFLANQNKPVFVSHDRYGHRIDLVEFHPAYHELMRTAVEHGLTSLPWAHPQPGAHVARASMSYLHSQAEAGSGCPLTMTFASVPAMRLQPDLAEQWLPKILATEYDPRNVGMAHKAGVTIGMAMTEKQGGTDVRTNTTKAYPVGASGPGQAYELVGHKWFCSAPMCDAFLTLAQTDKGLTCFLLPRHRPDDTRNQFYIQRLKNKLGNCSNASSEVEFRGALAWMIGEEGRGVPTIIEMVAMTRFDCMVGSSALMRQALTQASHHCAHRTVGGKLLSEQPLMQNVLADLALESEAALALSLRMGKALDHLNDSHEAKFARLVTAVGKYWICKRAPGMINEAAECMGGAGYVEESILPRLYREAPVNSTWEGSGNVQCLDVLRALSKEPGVLDVLFSELGDGHGDKRLAAHITQLQAAFKDTSDIQYRARQLTEDIALGLQAKLLLEAGNAAVSDAFIASRLGSAGRVYGALPRGLDVEAIVARSTPQGF
- the amn gene encoding AMP nucleosidase — encoded protein: MKVCKSEHRKLIVTEAFIVVQTAEQAVDRLAALHEQATSALNQALKRYLKDRIEPDAEQRAMFRYPELRLTYLCHGEVPQTTRAYAKVQLPGTYSVTVTHPAAFRKYLLEQLVPLMHDFTVTVEVGVSQQNIPYPYVVEQGDELAGSGVTAATLARVFPSTDLSAATDGIADGLYDWENTDPLPLALFDAARVDFSLRRLVHYTGSDWRHVQPWILLTNYHRYVDQFIVHGLEQLRSDPRFVRMVLPGNVIIEKSMDHGEASAIAAGVVWHRYQMPAYHLIASDGHGVTLVNIGVGPSNAKNITDHLAVLRPHCWLMIGHCGGLRQSQTIGDYVLAHAYMRRDGILDRVVPPNIPIPALAEVQMALQQAAANITGEKGDELKKRLRTGTVLTYDDRNWELRWAQERPLINLSRAVAVDMESGTIAAQGYRLRVPYGTLLCVSDKPLHSEIKLPGSANAFYERAVSQHLKIGIEAVDLLRTELNSLHSRKLRSFDEPPFR